The Salicibibacter halophilus DNA window CATTGTGAACGCCATGACATCGAAACGCCTATCGTGACAGCGAAGATGCCGGAACCGGCATTTCCGGGAAGCTTAGCCTCTCCATCCGCCGTGGCTCATGCCATGACCCAGAAATATGTGGAAGGCATGCCCTTGTATCGGCAAGAGAAACACCTGGAACGTTTCGGTGTATCTATCCCCCGCCAGACTCTGGCCAATTGGATGATGTCCGGTGCCAACACGTGGCTCGAGCTGATTTACAACGAAATGCATGCCCAACTATTAGAGCTGGATGCCTTACACGCGGATGAGACAACCTTACAAGTGTTATCCGAACCGGAACGATCGGCAACATCGAAGTCCTATATGTGGCTGTTTCGCTCCGGACAAGCCGATGTGCCCATGGTGCTGTACGATTATCAGCAGACCCGGGCGAATAAGCATCCCCGCCGATTCCTGGATGGCTTTCAGGGCTACCTGCATGTCGATGGTTACGCAGGATACAATGGCCTTCCCCATGTCCGTTTGGTCGGCTGTTGGGCGCATGCGCGTCGTAAATTCACGGAAGCGCTGCAGGCATTGCCTGAATCCGCAGCCACGACGTCTGTGAAAGCGAAAGAAGGTTTGGCCTTCTGCAATCAGCTTTTTGACATTGAACGCCATTTAAAGGACGCAAGTCCACAAGAACGCTATGAAAAGCGTTTGGAACGCAGCCAGCCCGTACTGGAGGCTTTTTTGGCATGGCTTCAAGAACAAACGCCACATGTATTACCAAAAAGTGCGCTTGGCAAGGCGATTAAATATTGTCGTAACCAATGGGAGCGTTTAGAGGCATTTTTAGAGGATGGCCGATTGGAGATCGATAACAATCGAGCCGAACGATCCATCAAGCCGTTTGTGATGGGGAGGAAAAATTGGCTGTTTAGCAACACCGCAAAGGGAGCAAAATCCAGTGCGATGATCTATAGTATTGTGGAGACAGCCAAGGAAAACGGATTGAATCCATTCCACTACCTTAGCTATTTGTTTGAGGAACTTCCCAATATGGATACAACAGATCAAGCGCAATTGGCTCAACTTCTGCCATGGTCCAAAACACTCCCGCAAGAATGTTTCGTCCCTAATCAATCTAAATAAAGCATACATGACATCCCCGCCTGTTATTAGGTGGGGATTATTTGACGCTTACTTTCAAACGAATCACGTAATAGACGGATTCGTCTTCACATAACTTGTACAGCTCTGGAACCGCAAAGCCACTGTCCCCACGCAGAAATGGGATCGTTTCCGGAAACATTTCATTGTAATGGGTGATCAGGGGCTTTACAAAATCCACAACCCCATTAGATGTATAGACGTTGCCTGGTCGGAGTTGAGCCTTCATAAAATCACCGGTGATCCCATCGAAAGCAACGAGAGGATGATAGCCGACGGTGCCATAATGCGCATTGTAATCGGTTGATTCTTGTTCACCGTATGTATTGGCATGCGTGGAGTCCAAATCAAAGATAAGGCTCTTTGAGCCTCTCACTTGATGGACTTTGTCTAAAAGCGCTTGATTGGCTTGATTTAATTGATCAATAGATTCGGTGTCAAACCGGGCAAAGAATCGGGATAAACTGGGCTGAGAAGCTAACGCATCCGTTCCAACGATTTGCCTAAACACGGGATCATCCGTTAATTGATCCGCCGCATCATCTTCATCATAGCCGGCAATTATCTGATAAAGCTTTTGGCGAAGCAGTTGCTCATTCGAATGAAGGTGGTACAGTCTCTCGTCTTTCAGATGCAGGTTTTTATCCAGCGTATGGAAAAACCCAAGTTTTTCATCGAACTCTCGAAATAAGATCTCACCTGTATCAGAGGAAAGATCACCACCGTCATTCGACATCTTCACTTTGCGATTGAAATCCAGGGTTATTTGCGGTAAAGTAGCCATTAGAAGAATCCTTTCTGTGGTTATTTTGGTCTAATTTAACACTAACAGAAACGGATTCTTTTTTCATTTATTTGATGAATACTTAATTCAGGTTATTGCCTTGATAGCCAAGGGTTTCGTAAGTCACTTTGGAATTTCTATGAATAGTTCAGGATATTGTTTAATTTAAAATCATTATGAACAATGGATATTTCATTATTTTTAGGTATATTATTGATTAGCCACTTCTCTATATCACCTGAAAAATTGATATCATTCGTTTTTGATTCTTTCAGTCGTTTTATCCAGCCATGAACTTGTCTATTTAAATACCCTTCCGGTTTTCCTAAATAATTTAGACCTGCTTGGTTTACATCAATTTTTTGTAGATCTACAAGCGCTCTTATGACCGCTTCTGATATCTGTTTGCCTGTTTTTTCGTTTTGCTCATATGCCTGTGGCAGCTCATCGTCTATCACGACACCAGTTCGTTTTTCCATAATATAAAAATGTTTATCCATGATCTTTGAATCTTCACAGTACATATAAGGTTTTGGTGCGAGAGGAAAGACAGGGTGTACTTTTTCCAATACCTTAAACTCTCGTTCCATATCATGGGCTTTAGGAGGCGTGTAGCCAAATGGAGGTCTCCGTAAAACAGCCTCCCAGTCACCTATCTTAATCATATAAGTTAAATTTGAATAGCCTTCCGTAAACTTCTTAACTTCCATTCTTTCATCCGGCAATGCTTCTATATTATTATGTATATAATTTTCTATCTCTTTCCAATTAATGCTTTTTTCTGCTTTTTCTATTGGCACAATTGCTCCCTCCCATTTCATTTATTTTTGGTGAAGACAGGAGCTCGTTTTTCTAAAAAATGCATTTACACCCCTGATTTATTCACAGAAATTCGCAAATGAATCCTGAATCCCCTAATAATAGGGCATACAGCTGAATTGAATATTCATCCCATAAATGAAAAAAAGAATCCGTTTCTGTTAGAGTTAAATTATACCCAAAATAACCACAGAAAGGATTCTTCTAATGGCTACATTACCGCAAATAACCATGGATTTCAATCGCAAAGTGAAGTTGTCGAATGACGGTGGTGATCTTTCCTCTGATACAGGTGAGATCTTATTTCGGGAGTTCGATGAAAAACTTGGGTTTTTCCATACGCTGGATAAAAACCTGCATCTGAAAGACGAGAGACTGTACCACCTTCATTCGAATGAGCAATTGCTTCGCCAAAAGCTTTATCAGATAATTGCCGGCTATGATGAAGATGATGCGGCGGATCAATTAACGGATGATCCCGTGTTTAGGCAAATCATTGGAACGGATGCGTTAGCTTCTCAACCCAGTTTATCCAGATTCTTTGCCCGGTTTGACACCGAATCTATTGATCAATTAAATCAAGCCAATCAAGCGCTTTTAGACAAAGTCCATCAAGTGAGAGGCTCAAAGAGCCTTATCTTTGATTTG harbors:
- a CDS encoding phosphotransferase family protein encodes the protein MPIEKAEKSINWKEIENYIHNNIEALPDERMEVKKFTEGYSNLTYMIKIGDWEAVLRRPPFGYTPPKAHDMEREFKVLEKVHPVFPLAPKPYMYCEDSKIMDKHFYIMEKRTGVVIDDELPQAYEQNEKTGKQISEAVIRALVDLQKIDVNQAGLNYLGKPEGYLNRQVHGWIKRLKESKTNDINFSGDIEKWLINNIPKNNEISIVHNDFKLNNILNYS